One genomic segment of Arachis duranensis cultivar V14167 chromosome 4, aradu.V14167.gnm2.J7QH, whole genome shotgun sequence includes these proteins:
- the LOC107482389 gene encoding stilbene synthase 3, whose product MVSVSEIRNVQRAEGPATVLAIGTANPSNCVDQSTYADYYFRVTNSEHMTDLKKKFQRICERTQIKNRHMYLTEEILKENPNICAYKAPSLDAREDMMIREVPRVGKEAATKAIKEWGRPMSEITHLIFCTTSGVALPGVDYELIVLLGLDPSVKRYMMYHQGCFAGGTVLRLAKDLAENNKDARVLIVCSENTSITFRGPSETDMDSLVGQALFADGAAAIIIGSDPVPEVEKPLFEIVSTDQKLVPGSHGAIGGLLREVGLTFYLNKSVPDIISQNINDALSKAFDPLGISDYNSIFWIAHPGGRAILDQVEQKVNLKPEKMKATRDVLSNYGNMSSACVFFIMDLMRKKSLEEGLKTTGEGLDWGVLLGFGPGLTIETVVLRSVAI is encoded by the exons ATGGTGTCTGTGAGTGAGATTCGCAATGTTCAAAGAGCAGAAGGTCCTGCAACTGTATTGGCGATTGGCACTGCAAATCCATCAAATTGTGTCGATCAGAGCACATATGCTGATTATTATTTCAGAGTAACTAATAGCGAGCACATGACTGATCTCAAGAAAAAATTTCAGCGCATCt GTGAGAGAACACAGATCAAGAACAGGCATATGTACTTAACGGAAGAGATACTGAAAGAGAATCCTAACATATGTGCATATAAGGCACCGTCGTTGGATGCAAGGGAAGACATGATGATTAGGGAGGTACCAAGAGTTGGAAAAGAGGCTGCAACTAAGGCCATCAAGGAATGGGGTCGGCCAATGTCTGAGATCACACATTTGATTTTCTGCACCACCAGTGGCGTTGCATTGCCTGGCGTTGATTACGAACTCATCGTACTCTTAGGGCTCGACCCCAGCGTCAAGAGGTACATGATGTACCACCAAGGCTGCTTTGCTGGTGGCACTGTCCTTCGCTTGGCTAAGGACTTGGCTGAAAACAACAAGGATGCTCGTGTGCTTATCGTTTGTTCTGAAAATACTTCAATCACTTTCCGTGGTCCTAGTGAGACAGACATGGATAGTCTTGTAGGGCAAGCATTGTTTGCAGATGGAGCTGCTGCGATTATCATTGGTTCTGATCCTGTGCCAGAAGTTGAGAAGCCTCTCTTTGAGATTGTTTCGACTGATCAAAAACTTGTTCCTGGTAGCCATGGAGCCATCGGTGGTCTCCTTCGTGAAGTTGGCCTTACATTCTATCTTAACAAAAGTGTTCCTGAtattatttcacaaaatatcAACGACGCACTCAGTAAAGCTTTTGATCCTTTGGGTATATCTGATTATAACTCAATATTTTGGATTGCACATCCTGGTGGACGTGCAATTTTAGACCAGGTTGAACAGAAAGTGAACTTGAAACCAGAAAAGATGAAAGCCACTAGAGACGTGCTTAGCAATTATGGTAACATGTCAAGTGCATGTGTGTTTTTCATTATGGATTTGATGAGGAAGAAGTCTCTTGAAGAAGGACTTAAAACCACTGGTGAAGGACTTGATTGGGGTGTGCTTCTTGGCTTTGGTCCTGGTCTTACTATTGAAACCGTTGTTCTCCGCAGTGTGGCTATTTGA